The following coding sequences lie in one Spinacia oleracea cultivar Varoflay chromosome 1, BTI_SOV_V1, whole genome shotgun sequence genomic window:
- the LOC110802846 gene encoding uncharacterized protein, translated as MDVEEENLDGLKLDHIRDMPISISPEENVEVLKLDHIGDATTKHDICIIPEGLTPCKLALSNPRYRVVATENVHNFKTGTVMHLLPIPSGYARIGISYSTEMDTPLPVPLEGEAVTIREAIGALIFWPIELIVLDTAVKIISTCVLFMVFNIVYERRLCYL; from the exons ATGGACGTCGAGGAGGAGAATCTTGATGGCTTAAAGTTGGATCACATTCGGGACATGCCTATCTCTATTTCTCCTGAG GAGAATGTCGAAGTTTTGAAGTTAGATCACATTGGGGACGCAACTACAAAACATGATATTTGTATTATTCCCGAG GGTTTAACTCCTTGCAAATTAGCATTGTCCAATCCTCGGTATCGAGTGGTTGCTACGGAGAATGTTCACAACTTCAAAACTGGCACAGTGATGCATCTACTACCAATACCATCAGGATATGCACGAATTGGTATCAGCTATTCTACGGAGATGGACACTCCTTTGCCCGTGCCGCTTGAAGGAGAAGCTGTAACCATCAGAGAAGCTATAGGGGCCCTTATTTTCTGGCCTATAGAACTTATTGTTCTAGATACGGCGGTTAAAATTATTTCTACATGTGTATTATTTATGGTTTTTAACATTGTTTATGAACGACGATTGTGTTACTTATAG